TATTCGATATCAGCAATTTCGAGTTGGGCACCTTCTTCTCGGTCTATGGTGTCATCGCCATCTTTGCCTACCTCTTCGGTGGACCCTTGGCCGATCGATTCCCTCCTCATGGTCTGATGACTGTCGCCCTTCTATCCACTGCCTTGGGCGGGCTCTTCTTCACGACCATCCCTGATATACAAGGGATGTTCTACGTCTATGGATTCTGGGGGCTTACGACCATCTTTCTCTTCTGGGCCTCCCTCATGCGCACGACCCGACTCATCGGGGGAGAGCATTCCCAAGGACTCTCCTTCGGACTATTGGATGGGGGTAGAGGAGCGGTGGCCGCCATCATCGGGCTCATAGCGGTAGGTATGCTCTCATACTTCTTGCCCGAGGATGTAGAAAGTGCCGATATCGCACAGCGGACGGCAGCCTTTCAGAAGGTCATCCTCTTCTTCTGCTGCCTGGTATTCCTGACCAGCCTCTTGGTATTCTTCGTGCTCAGGCGGCTTTCGGGTGTAGAAGGCGTGGCCATCGATAGTTTGACCTGGTCAGAAATCAAAGGGGTGATGTCCTTGCCGGCCGTCTGGCTACAGGCGCTCATCATCCTCTGTGCCTATTCAGGCTATCGTGTGGCCGATGATATCTCGCTCATGGCCAAGGATGTGCTCGATTATGACGAAGTGCAAGCAGCAGGTATTGGTACCTTGAGTCTTTGGCTCCGTCCAGTGGCTGCCATTATCGCTGGAATTCTGGCCGATAGGATCAGCACTTCCAAGATGGTGCTATGGAGTTTTACTCTGATGCTCCTCGGAGGTCTGGCAATTGCTTTTGGTCCGGTGGAGCAGCACGATACCTTGATGGTATTCATCGGGATCATTGCGACCAGTCTAGGAGTATTTGCCATGCGAGGCTTATACTTCGCCATCATGCAAGAGGGAAGGATCCCTGTGCTGTATACAGGTACAGCGGTGGGTATCGCGTCTATAATCGGCTATCTACCGGACATCTATATGGCCCCATTGATGGGCATCCTACTCGATAGTTATCCCGGACTGACCGGACATCGCTATGTATTCATGCTCCTGATGGGCTTTGCCGGACTGGGTCTGTTGACCACGTGGATATTCAGAAGGATGATGTCACCTAAGAACGGATGATCACTTGGCCCGCATGCGGTTGTTGCGCGCATTATGCTCTACCTCGGCCAGACCGAGTTCTTCCATGAGCGGTGGAACATAGTTGGCAAACCTTCCTCTGAAATTCTTCTTCAGTCCATACCATCCACCTACCGGATTGTCGGATGAGCGGGCCCAATGCTCCACCGTGCCTTCTTTAGTAGCCACCTTCTCATCTTTGGAACCGAGCAGCATCCAGTCCCCGTGATCCTTCAGCATCTGGTGCAGATCATCGATACAGCGGGCATCGTAGTGTAACACAGTCTTACCCACCGTGCACACGATGATCTCTTTTCCGTCCTTCTCATCGATATACATCTCATAGGATGAACTACCTGGAGGGGTCTTCAGTTTCCACGGATCGTCTTTACCTCGTTTTTCCATGTCCTTCATATTAGAATGAGTAAGATAGCGATCAGCGCGGGAAGCGCTTGAATGAAGAAGATCTTTCTACTCGCTGTAACTGCACCATAGATACCGGCCAGCACTACACAGAAGAGAAAGAACAGACGGATATTCTCCTGCCATACCAGATCGGAGATGAAGAAGCTCCAGATGAGACCGGCCGCTAGGAAACCATTGTACAAACCCTGATTGGCCGCTAAGACACGTGTTTGCTGGAAGAATTCTCTCGAATAGCCTTTGAATACCTTGTAGGCACGCGTGGTCCATG
The nucleotide sequence above comes from Flavobacteriales bacterium. Encoded proteins:
- a CDS encoding MFS transporter; this encodes FDISNFELGTFFSVYGVIAIFAYLFGGPLADRFPPHGLMTVALLSTALGGLFFTTIPDIQGMFYVYGFWGLTTIFLFWASLMRTTRLIGGEHSQGLSFGLLDGGRGAVAAIIGLIAVGMLSYFLPEDVESADIAQRTAAFQKVILFFCCLVFLTSLLVFFVLRRLSGVEGVAIDSLTWSEIKGVMSLPAVWLQALIILCAYSGYRVADDISLMAKDVLDYDEVQAAGIGTLSLWLRPVAAIIAGILADRISTSKMVLWSFTLMLLGGLAIAFGPVEQHDTLMVFIGIIATSLGVFAMRGLYFAIMQEGRIPVLYTGTAVGIASIIGYLPDIYMAPLMGILLDSYPGLTGHRYVFMLLMGFAGLGLLTTWIFRRMMSPKNG
- a CDS encoding DUF1304 domain-containing protein, whose translation is MELLVDILIGLVALLHLLFLWLEMFAWTTRAYKVFKGYSREFFQQTRVLAANQGLYNGFLAAGLIWSFFISDLVWQENIRLFFLFCVVLAGIYGAVTASRKIFFIQALPALIAILLILI